The Virgibacillus sp. MSP4-1 genome has a segment encoding these proteins:
- a CDS encoding GntR family transcriptional regulator has translation MINKNSPIPIYYQLEQEIKTFIDRNIYAPGDFLPSERELAEKYEISRMTVRQAINNLVNEGLLYREKGKGTFVAEKKFEQDLSGLTSFSEEMNNRGLMPSSQLLNFQLMYADSKVAAALNIDSSDLVYEMKRIRFADDEPVALEFTYTPQKRIGELTQEDIQLSFYEFMENKRQFSIAYGDQSIEASLANEEEIQLLKIDQGDPVLVIKRTTYLEGENTPIEYTKSVYRADKYKFNIRMPRS, from the coding sequence ATGATTAATAAAAATTCACCCATACCTATTTATTACCAGCTGGAACAGGAAATAAAGACATTTATCGATCGCAATATCTATGCACCTGGAGATTTCCTTCCCTCCGAACGTGAGCTGGCAGAAAAGTACGAGATTAGCCGCATGACGGTGAGACAGGCAATCAATAACCTGGTCAACGAAGGTCTTCTATACCGTGAAAAAGGCAAAGGTACCTTTGTGGCCGAGAAAAAATTTGAACAGGACCTGTCCGGCCTTACCAGCTTCAGTGAAGAAATGAATAACCGTGGCTTAATGCCATCCAGCCAGCTGCTGAATTTTCAGCTGATGTACGCAGATTCTAAAGTTGCAGCAGCCTTAAACATAGATTCATCCGATTTAGTATATGAGATGAAACGCATACGCTTTGCAGATGATGAACCTGTAGCCCTGGAATTTACTTACACCCCGCAAAAAAGAATCGGCGAACTGACACAGGAAGATATTCAATTGTCTTTTTATGAATTCATGGAAAATAAACGCCAGTTCTCTATTGCTTATGGCGATCAGTCCATTGAAGCATCTCTTGCCAATGAAGAAGAAATTCAGCTGCTAAAAATTGATCAGGGAGATCCAGTCCTCGTGATCAAACGGACGACCTATCTGGAAGGTGAAAATACACCCATTGAATATACAAAATCAGTTTACAGGGCCGATAAATACAAGTTTAATATTCGAATGCCCCGGAGTTAG
- a CDS encoding M4 family metallopeptidase, which translates to MKKRFALPIILSSAVVLGSANSVLAQPQNSPETAKTESGTVWNQNANVPLFVEEKLAEKQKGSSSQHALNYLAENEKKLGINNPKKNFKVKNVQKDQLGMTHVRFQQTEKDVPVEGTEIIVHFNKQNEVVAVNGRHNKAVKNADVDTNADLTESEAVTIAKSAVNAPESLTYKPTSELVVYTFKGQNTLSYKVNLNFLGDQPGNWFVFVDANTGEIVDQYNALLHTDDMKKKAINGIGQGVHGEKRTLHATKETQSGQESVFKLYDETHQNLEGIYTFDHNTGELFENSSNAWVSDYASPAVDAHYNSEKVYDYYLNEHDRNSLDGEGMPIISYVHFGENYNNAFWNGRFMTYGDGDGEFMVPLSAGLDVAAHEMTHGVITHSANLNYRNQSGALNESFADVFGALIDADDWEVGEDIMGSEAKESGRISLRSLSNPDKYPVSDDVAPFGDGQYPEHMNEFYDLPLDIDNGGVHINSSITNHAAYLIGEQLGKDKLGHIYYRALTAYLTPTSNFSDARKAIVQSAEDLYGESSEEVTAVKDGFDQVGIY; encoded by the coding sequence TTGAAAAAAAGGTTTGCACTACCAATTATTCTATCGTCAGCGGTAGTTTTAGGATCTGCCAATAGTGTACTGGCTCAACCGCAGAATTCTCCGGAAACTGCTAAGACAGAAAGCGGGACTGTGTGGAATCAAAATGCGAATGTTCCTCTGTTTGTAGAGGAGAAACTGGCTGAGAAGCAAAAAGGCAGCTCCTCACAGCATGCCCTAAATTATCTGGCTGAAAATGAAAAAAAGCTTGGGATCAACAACCCGAAGAAAAATTTTAAGGTGAAAAATGTTCAAAAAGATCAGCTGGGGATGACTCACGTTCGCTTCCAGCAGACAGAAAAGGATGTACCTGTTGAGGGAACGGAAATTATTGTTCACTTTAATAAACAGAATGAAGTGGTGGCGGTGAATGGGCGTCACAATAAGGCAGTGAAAAATGCCGATGTAGACACAAATGCCGATTTAACAGAAAGTGAAGCCGTAACCATTGCAAAATCAGCCGTCAATGCACCTGAATCTCTAACCTATAAGCCAACTTCAGAACTAGTGGTCTATACCTTTAAAGGCCAAAATACCTTATCGTACAAGGTGAATCTGAACTTCTTAGGTGACCAGCCTGGAAACTGGTTTGTATTTGTAGATGCGAATACAGGGGAGATTGTCGATCAGTATAATGCTTTATTGCACACCGATGACATGAAGAAGAAAGCGATAAATGGAATTGGACAAGGGGTTCATGGAGAAAAAAGAACACTTCATGCGACAAAAGAAACACAATCTGGACAGGAGAGTGTTTTTAAACTCTATGACGAAACGCATCAGAATTTAGAGGGTATTTATACATTTGACCATAATACAGGTGAACTTTTTGAAAATAGCAGTAACGCATGGGTATCTGATTATGCGAGCCCAGCGGTTGATGCTCATTATAATTCTGAAAAGGTATATGACTATTATTTAAATGAACATGACCGAAATTCACTGGATGGAGAAGGAATGCCGATTATCTCCTATGTTCATTTTGGTGAAAACTACAACAATGCTTTCTGGAATGGCCGCTTTATGACTTATGGTGACGGAGACGGTGAATTTATGGTTCCGTTATCTGCGGGTCTTGACGTGGCTGCCCATGAAATGACTCATGGTGTTATTACTCACTCCGCTAACCTGAATTATCGTAATCAATCCGGTGCTCTTAATGAGTCCTTTGCCGATGTGTTTGGCGCTTTAATTGATGCGGATGATTGGGAAGTTGGGGAGGATATCATGGGTTCTGAGGCAAAAGAAAGCGGCCGGATATCTTTGCGCAGCTTAAGTAACCCTGATAAGTATCCGGTATCGGATGACGTCGCTCCTTTTGGTGATGGTCAGTATCCTGAACATATGAATGAATTTTATGATCTGCCACTTGATATTGATAATGGCGGGGTTCATATTAATTCATCCATCACGAATCACGCTGCCTATCTCATTGGTGAACAGCTTGGAAAGGACAAGCTCGGCCATATTTATTATCGTGCCCTGACTGCCTATTTAACACCAACTTCCAACTTCAGTGATGCAAGGAAAGCCATCGTACAGTCAGCAGAGGATTTATATGGAGAAAGCAGCGAGGAAGTAACGGCTGTAAAAGATGGTTTTGACCAGGTTGGAATCTATTAA
- a CDS encoding DUF779 domain-containing protein produces MTEKEKVVATDAALELIESLKEQHGPLMFHQSGGCCDGSSPMCYPRDEFRTGNSDVKLGTIGETPFYISKDQYEYWKHTQLIIDVVDGRGGMFSLEGPEGKRFLTRSKVL; encoded by the coding sequence ATGACGGAGAAGGAAAAAGTAGTGGCCACGGACGCCGCGCTTGAACTGATTGAAAGCTTAAAAGAGCAGCACGGGCCGCTGATGTTTCATCAATCCGGCGGCTGCTGTGATGGAAGTTCGCCGATGTGTTACCCCCGGGATGAGTTTCGAACTGGAAATTCAGATGTGAAATTAGGGACGATTGGAGAGACTCCTTTTTACATCTCCAAAGACCAATATGAGTACTGGAAACACACCCAGCTGATTATTGATGTGGTTGACGGACGTGGAGGAATGTTCTCACTGGAGGGTCCGGAAGGCAAACGGTTTTTAACAAGATCAAAGGTTCTCTAG
- the adh gene encoding aldehyde dehydrogenase produces MKYEAPNHPGAVVEFRERYDNFIGGEWKAPVKGKYFENVSPVTGEVFCEIARSTAEDVDMAVDAAHEAAASWTKTSPTERANILNKIADRMEENLETLAVAETWDNGKAVRETLAADLPLAVDHYRYFAGAIRAQEGGISQIDDDTVAYHFHEPLGVVGQIIPWNFPLLMATWKLAPALAAGNCVVMKPAEQTPASIHVFLDLIQDLLPAGVVNVVNGFGVEAGKPLASHDRIAKIAFTGETTTGRLIMQYASENIIPVTLELGGKSPNIFFDDVMDKDDAFLDKAIEGMVMFALNQGEVCTCPSRALIHESIYDKFMEKALKRVNEIKIGHPLDTDTMMGAQASTEQMEKITSYLDIGKQEGAEVLVGGERNYLDGDLEKGYYVKPTIFKGNNKMRIFQEEIFGPVLSVTTFKDDEEALDIANDTLYGLGAGIWTRDFHKAYRFGRGIEAGRVWTNCYHAYPAHAAFGGYKKSGIGRENHQMMLSHYQQTKNLLVSYSKDAQGLF; encoded by the coding sequence ATGAAGTATGAAGCGCCGAATCATCCTGGTGCAGTCGTTGAGTTTCGGGAGCGTTATGACAATTTTATCGGGGGTGAGTGGAAGGCTCCGGTAAAGGGGAAGTATTTCGAAAATGTATCGCCGGTAACGGGGGAAGTTTTTTGCGAAATTGCCCGTTCAACAGCAGAGGACGTTGATATGGCCGTAGATGCAGCCCATGAAGCTGCAGCGAGCTGGACGAAAACCTCACCAACAGAGAGAGCCAACATCCTTAACAAAATTGCTGATCGCATGGAAGAGAACCTGGAAACGCTGGCGGTAGCTGAAACATGGGATAACGGAAAGGCCGTACGAGAAACATTGGCTGCTGATCTTCCACTGGCCGTGGATCATTACCGCTATTTTGCAGGTGCCATTCGTGCTCAGGAGGGAGGCATTAGCCAGATTGATGATGATACCGTTGCCTATCATTTTCATGAGCCACTCGGTGTGGTAGGACAGATTATCCCGTGGAACTTCCCGCTTCTTATGGCAACCTGGAAGCTGGCACCTGCTCTTGCCGCCGGAAACTGCGTGGTGATGAAGCCTGCCGAACAAACACCTGCCTCCATCCATGTGTTCTTGGATCTTATTCAGGATCTGTTGCCAGCTGGTGTGGTAAATGTCGTCAACGGTTTTGGTGTGGAAGCCGGTAAACCATTAGCCTCACACGATCGTATTGCAAAAATCGCCTTCACCGGTGAAACCACAACCGGTCGTTTAATTATGCAGTATGCTTCAGAGAATATTATTCCGGTTACCCTCGAGCTGGGCGGCAAGTCACCAAACATTTTCTTTGACGATGTGATGGATAAAGATGATGCCTTCTTGGATAAAGCGATTGAAGGCATGGTTATGTTTGCCCTGAATCAGGGAGAGGTATGTACGTGCCCATCCCGTGCGTTGATCCACGAATCTATTTACGATAAGTTTATGGAAAAAGCATTAAAACGGGTGAACGAAATTAAAATCGGTCATCCACTGGATACAGATACGATGATGGGGGCCCAGGCTTCCACAGAGCAAATGGAAAAAATCACGTCCTACCTGGATATTGGAAAGCAGGAGGGAGCAGAGGTACTTGTTGGCGGTGAACGAAACTACTTGGACGGAGACCTTGAAAAAGGATACTATGTCAAGCCAACCATTTTTAAAGGAAACAACAAAATGCGCATCTTCCAGGAGGAAATTTTCGGACCGGTTCTATCCGTAACGACCTTTAAAGATGATGAAGAAGCCCTGGATATTGCCAATGACACCCTTTATGGCCTTGGTGCAGGAATATGGACGAGAGATTTCCATAAGGCCTACCGTTTTGGACGGGGAATCGAGGCTGGACGCGTATGGACGAACTGCTACCATGCCTATCCTGCCCACGCAGCATTTGGCGGTTATAAAAAGTCCGGAATTGGGCGCGAAAATCACCAAATGATGCTCTCACACTATCAACAAACGAAGAACCTGCTCGTAAGCTATAGCAAGGACGCTCAAGGATTATTCTAA
- a CDS encoding phospho-sugar mutase, whose amino-acid sequence MAWKDDYQRWKDFKELDPDLRQQLDELSSDEAHLEEAFYQPLTFGTGGMRGELGPGINRMNIYTIRKAAEGLAKYIENQGEEAKKQGVVVAHDSRHQSPEFSLEVAKVMGAHGIKTYLFTSLRPTPVLSFSVRHLGTAAGVVITASHNPPEYNGFKVYNEDGGQIPPAQAESIVEEVNAVENELAIDIVEQSELEEKGWLQWMDDAVDEAYLSHLKSMTLNPDVIQSQADDLKIVFTPLHGTAYQFVKDGLDQLGFQQVTIVEEQAKPDPEFSTVDSPNPEEHQAFTLAIEYGKKENADILIGTDPDADRLGVAVRGSDGEYTVLSGNQLGSLMLDYILANKTPLPDNGMMIKTIVTSELGRAVASHYGVDTLDTLTGFKFIGEKIREFEKTGAHQFLFGYEESYGYLISDFARDKDAVQAAMMAAELAAYWKSKGKTLFDALEEIYQRHGYYLEDLHSITLKGISGTEQIEQMMSDFREHPLEKAGDLKVEAVEDYATSKRTYLADDHVETIDLPKSNVVKFLLDDDCWCCLRPSGTEPKIKFYFGVKGKTREESEKRLEQVKDAVLKRV is encoded by the coding sequence ATGGCGTGGAAGGATGATTATCAACGGTGGAAGGACTTTAAGGAACTTGATCCTGATTTGCGTCAGCAGCTGGATGAATTGTCTTCAGATGAGGCCCATTTGGAAGAAGCATTTTATCAACCGCTCACATTTGGGACAGGCGGGATGCGCGGCGAGCTTGGCCCTGGGATTAATCGAATGAATATTTATACCATTCGTAAAGCAGCTGAAGGACTGGCGAAATACATAGAAAACCAGGGAGAAGAAGCGAAAAAGCAAGGGGTTGTGGTGGCCCATGATTCCCGTCATCAGTCACCTGAATTTTCCCTGGAAGTGGCAAAAGTGATGGGGGCTCATGGAATCAAAACCTACTTATTTACCTCATTGCGACCGACACCTGTACTTTCTTTCTCTGTCCGTCATCTCGGAACAGCTGCCGGAGTTGTCATTACGGCAAGCCACAACCCGCCGGAGTATAACGGATTTAAAGTTTACAATGAAGACGGAGGACAGATACCTCCCGCACAGGCAGAGAGCATTGTAGAGGAAGTGAATGCCGTCGAAAATGAATTAGCCATCGATATTGTCGAACAGTCTGAATTAGAGGAAAAGGGATGGCTCCAATGGATGGATGATGCTGTTGATGAAGCCTATCTGAGTCATTTGAAATCCATGACGTTAAATCCTGATGTGATTCAGAGCCAGGCGGATGATTTAAAGATTGTGTTTACTCCTTTACATGGCACCGCCTATCAATTTGTCAAAGACGGCCTGGATCAGCTGGGCTTTCAACAGGTGACCATTGTGGAAGAGCAGGCGAAACCGGACCCTGAGTTTTCAACGGTCGATTCACCAAATCCTGAAGAACACCAGGCCTTTACACTGGCGATTGAGTATGGGAAAAAGGAAAATGCGGATATTTTAATCGGAACCGACCCGGATGCTGACCGGTTAGGTGTAGCAGTGAGAGGCTCTGATGGGGAATATACGGTTTTATCAGGGAATCAGCTGGGCAGTCTCATGCTCGACTATATTTTAGCCAATAAAACTCCCTTACCTGATAATGGGATGATGATTAAAACGATTGTGACTTCAGAATTGGGACGAGCTGTGGCCTCCCATTATGGAGTGGATACGCTGGATACACTGACAGGCTTTAAATTTATTGGAGAAAAAATTCGTGAATTTGAAAAGACGGGAGCCCATCAGTTCCTGTTTGGCTATGAAGAAAGCTACGGCTATTTAATCAGTGATTTTGCCCGGGATAAAGACGCCGTTCAGGCTGCGATGATGGCTGCTGAACTGGCTGCTTACTGGAAATCAAAAGGAAAAACTCTTTTTGATGCTCTGGAGGAGATTTATCAGCGTCATGGCTATTATTTAGAAGATCTTCATTCTATTACGCTTAAAGGAATTTCCGGAACAGAGCAGATTGAACAGATGATGTCCGATTTCCGGGAACATCCCCTTGAAAAAGCGGGGGATTTAAAGGTTGAAGCTGTGGAAGATTATGCCACGTCAAAGCGTACGTACTTAGCGGATGATCATGTGGAAACGATTGATTTACCAAAATCCAACGTTGTGAAGTTCCTGCTGGATGATGACTGCTGGTGCTGCCTCCGTCCATCAGGAACAGAACCGAAAATTAAGTTTTACTTCGGGGTGAAAGGTAAAACACGAGAAGAAAGTGAAAAGCGGCTTGAGCAAGTGAAGGATGCCGTGCTGAAGCGGGTTTAG
- a CDS encoding Glu/Leu/Phe/Val dehydrogenase: MASRTEAIVQYSLDALLEDETFLPNLTGEARKQAFTSLASILSTPNHIHKAFLRVALENKKVVRVPAFRVQHNNTLGPYKGGIRFHESVNEDEVTNLAALMTLKNALHEVPFGGGKGGVVINPRDFSEKDLHKISVKYVHYFSDALGTDKDIPAPDMGTGEREMDWMMAEYKSIKPGEPYRGSFTGKSVVNGGSLGRREATGKGVYFTFRYLIHDFVNQQQQLLANTDNRFAKTALETANRPLNIAVQGFGNVGSVAALEAYQCTHLQNKVVAVSDRNVTLYNSEGLNIPGLINFTKQNQGDLPATEEQLEKSGVKAKIMGREEVLYLEVDALILAALEDQIREDNVQQIKAPVIVEGANAPVTSAADKVLSDQGVIIIPDILANAGGVIVSYLEWLQGRETQFYTEEQVFKMLYDKMQHTLDAILPQFFNDPFPLRENCYIHAVMKLSTILYRHGKLY; encoded by the coding sequence ATGGCTAGTCGAACAGAAGCTATTGTTCAATATTCATTGGATGCCTTACTGGAAGATGAAACTTTTTTACCAAATCTGACGGGAGAAGCACGTAAGCAGGCTTTCACCTCCCTCGCATCGATACTCTCGACACCCAATCATATACATAAAGCTTTTTTACGGGTTGCACTGGAAAATAAAAAAGTGGTCCGCGTACCCGCCTTTCGCGTCCAGCATAATAACACTCTTGGGCCGTATAAAGGCGGCATAAGATTTCACGAATCGGTCAATGAGGATGAGGTCACGAATCTGGCAGCACTGATGACCTTGAAAAACGCTCTTCACGAAGTTCCTTTTGGCGGCGGAAAAGGAGGAGTCGTCATCAACCCAAGGGATTTTTCCGAAAAAGATCTTCATAAAATTTCCGTAAAATATGTTCATTACTTTAGTGACGCATTAGGAACTGATAAGGATATTCCTGCACCAGATATGGGTACGGGCGAAAGAGAAATGGACTGGATGATGGCCGAATATAAAAGCATTAAACCAGGTGAACCTTACCGGGGAAGCTTTACCGGAAAAAGTGTGGTTAATGGCGGTTCCTTAGGCCGGCGGGAAGCAACAGGGAAAGGCGTCTATTTTACTTTCCGTTATTTAATCCATGATTTTGTTAACCAGCAGCAGCAGCTTTTAGCGAACACAGATAACCGCTTTGCCAAAACAGCCCTTGAGACTGCTAACCGTCCACTCAACATTGCGGTGCAGGGCTTTGGAAATGTCGGTTCCGTTGCCGCCTTGGAAGCCTATCAGTGTACTCATTTGCAGAACAAGGTGGTTGCAGTCAGTGACCGGAATGTGACCCTTTATAATTCCGAGGGACTGAATATCCCGGGATTGATTAATTTTACCAAACAGAATCAGGGCGATTTGCCTGCCACGGAAGAACAGCTTGAAAAATCCGGTGTAAAAGCAAAAATCATGGGCCGGGAGGAAGTTCTGTATTTAGAGGTGGATGCGTTAATTCTGGCTGCCCTTGAGGACCAAATCCGCGAAGACAATGTCCAGCAAATCAAAGCTCCTGTGATCGTGGAAGGGGCCAATGCTCCCGTAACAAGTGCGGCGGACAAAGTGTTAAGTGATCAGGGCGTCATCATTATCCCTGATATTCTCGCTAACGCTGGCGGGGTCATTGTATCCTACCTCGAGTGGCTGCAGGGGCGCGAAACCCAGTTTTACACAGAGGAACAGGTCTTTAAAATGCTCTACGATAAAATGCAGCATACCCTTGATGCAATTTTGCCCCAGTTTTTTAATGATCCGTTTCCGTTACGGGAAAATTGCTACATTCATGCGGTTATGAAACTGTCTACCATTCTGTATCGTCATGGAAAATTGTATTAA
- the lhgO gene encoding L-2-hydroxyglutarate oxidase — protein MYDYIIVGGGIVGLSVGLALTRQYPSKQVLILEKEEELAAHQTGHNSGVIHSGIYYKPGSLKARLAKSGNQSMVEFCRKHGINYEVCGKVIVATNRDEQAQLEKLYQRGMENQLNIERLNRRQLQEREPHVNGIEAIQVPSAGIVDYKQVSNQMAELIKMQDGEIRCGETVRSITEQSDQVTVETDRNTFNGRFLINCAGLHSDRIAYLAGYYIDLRIVPFRGEYYKLKPEKRELVNHLIYPVPNPDFPFLGVHFTRMIDGEVEAGPNAVLSFKREGYTFSDFDRRDFGEVMRYKGFWKLARKYMREGLSEMTRSLSKEKFVKELQRLIPEIKSEDVVSGGAGVRAQALRSDGTLVDDFEIIHGKQSLHVCNAPSPAATASLEIGREIVRQMTGREIVV, from the coding sequence ATGTACGATTACATCATTGTTGGAGGGGGCATTGTCGGTTTGTCCGTGGGCCTGGCATTAACCAGACAGTATCCGTCCAAACAAGTACTAATTTTAGAAAAGGAAGAGGAACTTGCGGCTCACCAGACCGGGCATAACAGTGGGGTCATCCATTCCGGAATCTATTATAAACCGGGCAGTTTGAAGGCGCGTCTGGCGAAAAGCGGCAATCAGTCCATGGTAGAGTTCTGCCGGAAGCATGGAATCAATTATGAGGTTTGCGGAAAGGTAATTGTCGCAACGAATCGTGATGAGCAGGCGCAGCTGGAAAAGCTCTACCAAAGAGGAATGGAAAATCAATTAAACATAGAAAGGCTGAATCGCCGGCAGTTGCAGGAAAGAGAGCCACATGTTAATGGGATTGAGGCCATTCAGGTTCCTTCTGCCGGGATTGTTGATTATAAGCAGGTATCCAATCAAATGGCTGAGTTGATTAAAATGCAGGATGGGGAGATTCGGTGTGGGGAAACGGTCCGGTCGATCACGGAGCAGTCTGACCAGGTTACCGTCGAAACAGACAGGAATACCTTTAATGGACGTTTTCTGATCAATTGTGCCGGGCTGCATAGTGACCGGATTGCCTACTTGGCGGGCTACTACATCGATCTCAGGATTGTTCCTTTTCGAGGTGAATATTATAAATTAAAGCCTGAAAAACGGGAGCTGGTCAACCATCTGATTTATCCAGTCCCTAACCCGGATTTTCCGTTCCTGGGGGTACATTTTACGAGAATGATTGACGGTGAGGTAGAAGCAGGGCCTAATGCGGTGCTCAGTTTTAAGCGTGAAGGATATACCTTTTCGGATTTTGATCGAAGGGATTTTGGGGAGGTTATGCGTTACAAAGGATTTTGGAAGCTTGCCCGAAAATATATGCGGGAAGGACTCAGTGAGATGACCCGATCTCTGTCCAAAGAAAAATTTGTTAAAGAGCTGCAAAGGTTAATTCCTGAGATAAAATCGGAGGATGTCGTATCAGGAGGTGCCGGCGTTCGGGCGCAGGCACTGAGATCAGATGGGACACTTGTGGATGATTTTGAGATCATACATGGCAAGCAGAGTCTGCACGTATGCAATGCGCCATCACCGGCGGCAACCGCATCCCTGGAAATAGGCAGGGAAATCGTACGGCAAATGACTGGAAGGGAGATTGTCGTGTAA
- a CDS encoding RraA family protein: MTNWLEKFQDLPVTAVSDGLDKYNHLWPTIKPVKDTQKVVGYAKTVQIPPGDNQLVLKAIREAQEGEVLIVDAGGYVDRAAAGDFIMGLAQTMGYTGAIINGAVRDIQEIRDLDFPVFCAGATPAAGFKHGHGSINEPISFNGVVVHPGDLIVAEEDGVVCVPRDRIEEVYEKAQNKLKKDEEREAKVLRDRAAVVEYLDGQLNQ, from the coding sequence ATGACAAATTGGCTGGAAAAATTTCAGGATCTGCCTGTTACGGCAGTTTCAGATGGACTGGATAAGTACAATCATTTGTGGCCAACCATTAAACCAGTAAAGGATACGCAAAAAGTTGTAGGTTATGCGAAGACAGTGCAAATTCCACCTGGAGATAATCAGCTGGTTCTGAAAGCGATTCGTGAAGCACAGGAGGGAGAAGTGCTCATCGTGGATGCAGGGGGTTACGTGGACCGTGCGGCAGCGGGAGATTTTATCATGGGGCTTGCACAGACCATGGGATACACAGGTGCGATTATTAATGGTGCTGTCCGCGATATACAGGAGATACGGGACCTGGACTTTCCGGTATTTTGTGCAGGAGCGACACCTGCTGCAGGATTTAAGCATGGACACGGAAGCATCAATGAACCCATTTCCTTCAACGGTGTGGTGGTGCATCCAGGGGACCTCATTGTAGCTGAAGAGGACGGGGTGGTATGTGTTCCCCGGGACCGGATAGAAGAGGTTTATGAAAAGGCGCAGAATAAGCTGAAAAAGGATGAAGAGCGGGAGGCGAAGGTTTTAAGAGATCGTGCCGCTGTAGTTGAGTATTTGGATGGGCAGTTGAATCAATAG
- a CDS encoding IS1595 family transposase: MKGNRHITHRKPRKRGGTAPQGGISKSQVSILVAMDRSGNIISRKNGFGRTTALEIESVLGDYIEPSSILCTDTASNYKKFASLKKLPHETINANKGIYVKKHIYHIQHVNSYHNQLKRWLDRFQGVSTRWLDNYLYWFRFLQLNKKLPYEEQITSLLLGCCRKSNHFTVGELKVA; encoded by the coding sequence ATGAAGGGAAACCGCCATATCACGCATCGCAAGCCGCGTAAACGAGGCGGTACTGCTCCTCAAGGAGGTATTAGTAAAAGTCAGGTAAGTATTCTGGTGGCGATGGATAGAAGCGGGAATATCATCAGCCGGAAAAATGGCTTTGGGAGAACAACCGCTTTGGAAATCGAAAGCGTATTGGGCGATTATATCGAACCTTCCAGCATCTTATGTACGGATACGGCATCCAATTATAAGAAATTTGCCAGCCTGAAGAAACTGCCACACGAAACCATCAACGCAAACAAAGGCATCTATGTGAAGAAGCATATCTATCATATTCAACACGTTAACAGCTATCATAACCAATTGAAACGATGGCTGGACAGGTTCCAAGGAGTATCCACCCGATGGCTGGATAACTACCTGTATTGGTTCCGCTTCCTGCAATTAAACAAGAAGCTCCCATACGAGGAACAAATCACTTCTTTATTATTGGGTTGTTGCCGAAAATCTAATCATTTTACAGTTGGTGAATTAAAAGTGGCATAA